A region of the Streptococcus suis genome:
AATCGAGACCCAAACTACCACCAATGATAAAAGTTATATCTGAATACCCATTTACTACAATGTCAGATATCTTTTGACTAAATTCTTCCGATGGAAATTGTTTGCCTTCTATCGCTAAGGCAATGACAAAATCTCGCTCTCCAATTTTAGACATAATTCTATCGGCTTCTTTTTTTAATATTTGTTCATTCTCTGCCTGACTGGCTTTATCTGGTGTTTTTTCATCAGGAAGCTCAATCATATCTAACTTAGCAAATCGTCCCAATCGTTTACTATATTCTGCAATACCTTCTTTGAGGTACTTTTCTTTCAATTTTCCAACGGTAATCAATTTTATTTTCATAAAATAATTGTAACATATCCACAAGCATACGACAGAAAATATTTTTAGAAAATCAGGATATGGCTACAGTTTTTCACATAATTCACAGAGTTATCCACAGGTTGTGGATTGATTTTTGAAAACTTTAAGCTATAATTAAGAAAGCAAGAGTAATCTTAAGGAAAATTAAAGAAATGGAAAGGATTCCTTATATGAAAAAATATTTGAAATTTGCGATTCTATTTGTAATTGGATTTTTTGGGGGGCTTATCGGGGCCTTATCAGCCTCTTTCTTCCAACCACAGGTTCAACAAGCAAATTCTGCTATCACTAGTGTCAGCAATGTTCAATACAATAATGAAACTTCCACCACAAAAGCTGTAGAGAAAGTACAAAATGCTGTTGTGTCTGTTATTAATTACCAAAAATCAGCCAACAATAGTCTTGGTGTTATCTTTGGAAATATTGAATCATCTGACGAACTAGCTGTTGCTGGAGAGGGGTCTGGGGTTATCTATAAAAAA
Encoded here:
- a CDS encoding 23S rRNA (pseudouridine(1915)-N(3))-methyltransferase RlmH → MKIKLITVGKLKEKYLKEGIAEYSKRLGRFAKLDMIELPDEKTPDKASQAENEQILKKEADRIMSKIGERDFVIALAIEGKQFPSEEFSQKISDIVVNGYSDITFIIGGSLGLDSCIKKRANLLMSFGQLTLPHQLMKLVLIEQIYRAFMIQQGSPYHK